The following proteins come from a genomic window of Alicyclobacillus dauci:
- a CDS encoding dATP/dGTP diphosphohydrolase domain-containing protein: MVYAEWWPCSQCGEVVPRVDGIKIHTNEQGGKQSLIQRRYDLIDPKAIGELARILYEGAQKYDDNNWRKIPTNDHINHALNHIYLHLAKDTAEDHLAHAFTRLMMAVAKEMET, translated from the coding sequence ATGGTATATGCTGAATGGTGGCCATGTTCCCAATGTGGCGAGGTTGTTCCACGAGTAGACGGAATCAAAATCCACACCAACGAACAAGGCGGTAAACAATCTCTCATCCAACGTCGATATGACCTAATTGACCCGAAAGCAATCGGCGAACTCGCACGCATCCTCTACGAAGGCGCTCAAAAGTACGACGACAACAACTGGCGTAAGATACCGACCAATGACCACATCAACCACGCTCTGAATCACATATACCTGCATCTTGCGAAGGATACGGCGGAAGACCATTTAGCGCATGCATTCACACGTTTGATGATGGCTGTGGCGAAGGAGATGGAAACGTGA